The following DNA comes from Simkania negevensis Z.
TCTGACCTTCGATTTTTAACCTATCTTCAGGACTGCAAAGAATGACAATCTCAACTGGAGATTCAATGCGGTTGGATTTTTCCAACTTGGCATCGCTTCCTGTTGTATATACTAGAACGGTGTTGGGAAGTTGAAGTGTTGAGAGGTCTTTTTTTAGCCCTTCAAGATCAAACTCTGTCATCTGAGCTACAGTGACAGTGAATTTATCGTATGAGCTTTTTCTGAAACTTTGAATACATTTTTCAGGCTGATCTAAAACTATTTGTGCAGCCATCATTGCTAATGATGGTAAATTAGTTTTAACTGACATTATCTTCCCACAATCAATGTTAATATTATTTAATGCTATTATTATAATATAATTAAATATAATTATAAATTACATTTATTATATATGATTGTAATCAGTTTGTTATTAAGCCTTTAGGCTTAAATTTTTTTAGGGAATAAATTGCTAGAATAGAGTCTAATTAGATCTGTAAAAACATTTTTTGAAAACTTCGGTGAGTTGAGGAACTGGGCTCGAGAGGAGATCTAGTTCTGATAGAGCCTCTCTCAAGCAGGCATTGGCTTTTTCTTGAACTTCCTCTTCTGAATAGAGAGTCAAGGCAGAGGCCTTTTGCTTGCTCTTATCAGATCCGATGGGTTTTCCCAGCTTGCTTTCATCACCAATCACATCGAGCAAGTCGTCGACGTATTGGAATCCAATGCCTAAAGCAAAGCCAGCATTATGGAGGTGGATTTGGTCTTCAGAATTTAAGCCTGCGATGAGAGCTCCAAACTCAAGTGCTGTGGCGAGGAGGGCTGCAGTTTTTTTAGAAAACATCAGGGTGAGTGTATCTGGATCGATCGATTTGCCTTCGTGCAAAATATCAATCACTTGTCCACCGATCATCCCTTCTCCGCCTGCTCGCTTGGAAAGCAATTGAATTAGCCGAAGTTTGGTTTCAGATGAAAGATAGGGAGCTTGAGACAAGACGTCAAAAGCGTAAGTTAATAGGAAATCTCCAGCAAGGACAGCCTGAGCTTCACCATACACTTTATGCAAGGTGGGCTTGCCACGCCGTAGTTCATCATCATCCATACAGGGGAGATCATCGTGGATGAGAGAGTAAGTGTGGACCATTTCGAGTGCACAGGCAGGATCGATTCCCCATTCAAGTGGGCAATCAAAGTCTTCTAAAGCGGCAAGGAGGAGGAGGGGGCGGATCCGTTTGGCTGGGAGGAGAAGAGAGTAGCGAGCAGCTTGATAGAGAAGTAAGTGTGGAGAATTCACAACGGGAATAATTGCTTGGAGCCTTTGCTCAATCAAATCTTGATGACGAGTAATCAAATCTTGGGTCTTCATAGCGGCTTACCTTGTTATTGCCCCTTGTTTTGAGGTCTTGCAAGAGATCTGTGGAGAGTTTGGGGATTCCAATTCCATAGTACCTAAATCCTTTGATGGCCATTTCTCTTGCTTTGTACTGGTTGCGACCATCAAAAAAAGCATTGCCTTTCATTTTAGACAAAACTGTTTTTAAATTGACAAACCTAAATTGCTTCCACTCAGTAACCAGGGCAATGGCATCAGCCTGTTCTGCTGCATGATACTCACTGAGACAAAAGTGAATGTTTTTTTTGTGGCCGAGTAATTCTTTAACTTTTGGAAGAGCTAGAGGATCAAACAGGCGTAAGATGGCCCCATTTTTCAAGAGAGAGTCAATGAGTTTTAGTGCAGGTGCTTCGCGGATATCATCTGTATTCGGTTTGAAGGAAAGTCCCCAAATGGCAATTGTTTTTCCTTTCACTCCACCCTTTTTTGCAAAGTGGTCGGAGATTTTTTCGCTCAGGACATTCTTTTGTCTCTCATTGATATTGTGGACAGCTTCTAAAATGGGAGCGTCTAGCCCATTTTGATTTGCCATTGCAATCAGTGCGCGGATATCTTTGGGGAAGCAAGAGCCTCCATAACCGGCACCAGCATAGAGAAAATGGTAACCGATGCGGGAGTCGCTGCTCATCCCATGACGAACATCGTTGATATTTGCTCCTAGTTTTTCACAAAGGGCTGCGAGTTCGTTCATAAAGGAAATACGCGTTGCTAGCATCGCATTGGAGGCGTACTTTGTCATTTCTGCAGAAGGGAGATCCATGATGTGGATACGGTCGTGATTTAACGTGAAAGAGGAGTAGAGTTCTCTGAGAAGATTTATGGCTTTTTCACTGTCAGAGCCAATGATAATCCTGTCAGGTTTCATCGAGTCGCTGATTGCTGAGCCTTCTTTGAGAAATTCGGGATTGGAAGCGATATCAAATGAAACTTTCACTCCGCGCTCATCGAGTTTTTGCTGGATGAGTTTTTGAATGTGTCGAGCAGTTCCTACAGGTACGGTTGATTTGTTGACGACAACAAGGGAGTGATCTAGATACTCGCCGATGGATGTTGCAACAGCCTCGATAAAAGAGAGATTTGCAGACCCATCTTTATGAGGAGGCGTTCCGACTGCGATGAAACAAACGTCAGCATTCTTGAGCCCTAGAGCATAATCGGTGGTGAAAGAGAGGCGCTTGGCATCTTGGTTGCGACGCACAAGCTCTTCGAGTCCAGGTTCGTAGAAAGGAATGACATTTTTTTTGAGGCCGTTGATTTTATTCTCATCGATATCGAGACAGGTGACATGGTGTCCCATTTCTGCGAAGCATGTTCCTGTTACAAGACCAACGTAACCAACGCCAATAACTAAAATTTCCATGCTAATAAGGGTACCTTTCTTTTAGATGGAAGTCAAGCTACCGTCTGTCAGGAGGTATTTTCGATCACAAAGGCTTGCAAGTGCTGCATTGTGAGTCACGACGATGAGGGACTTTTTAAAATCCCGAGTCGAGGTGATCAGGAGCTCATGAATGAGCTTTGAATTCCCTTCGTCGAGGTTTCCAGATGGCTCATCGGCTAAGATCAGATCGGGATTATTGCAAAAGGCGCGGGCAATGGCGACACGTTGCTTTTCTCCTCCGGAAAGGTGCTTAGCAATCTGGTGCTTGTGTGAAGTCAAGCCGACTCGCTCAAGCAGTGCTTCTGCGTGTGTGAACGCGTCACTGCCACGTCCGATAGGCTTTCGCCCCACTTTGGCTGGCATGAGGACATTTTCCAGAACTGGATACTCTTCAAGAAGGTTAAAATTTTGAAAGACAAATCCAATGTGCTGATTGCGCATTGCTGAGCGATCTCCCACAAGAGCGTTGCTTCCTAAAATTTCTAAAGAGCCACTTGTAGGCTCTTCAAGGGTTCCTAAAATGTGGAGTAATGTGCTTTTCCCCACCCCAGAAGGGCCCATGATGGCAACGCTTTCTCCTTCGTTGACTGAAAGAGTGATCTCCCGCAAGATCTCGACTTTTTTCGGTTCTTTGTAGGATTTTGAGAGTTTGTTTGCCTTTAAGATCATTCGGACCTCAAAATTTTCGATGGGTGGACTTTACTTGCCTTCAAGGCAGGAACAAGTCCTGCTAAGAGAGAGATAATCGGTGTTGCAATAAGGATAAACATGAGGGCCCGCTCACTGAGCTCGCTGGGGAGTGATTTTCCATAAAAGACAGCATTGAACGCTTCGTGTCCTTGCAAGAAGCTGAGGAAGTGGACGACGGCATCGATGTTGTGGATTGTTAGAAGGGCCGCAGTTGTTCCAATGAGGGTACTGAAACAACCCATGATCCCACCACAAAGGGTGAAGATCCAGGCGATACTTTTCTTTGAGGCGCCCATGGCGCTTAATATCGCAATTTCTTTTTTCTTGTCATTCACGAGAATGACGAGAAGTGAAATGATGTTGCTACAAGCGACGATGAGAACGATGATTCCAATGAGAGTGAAGAGGTACTTATCGCTTTGGAATTGCATGAGAAGATCTTTGGCAAAGTCGTAGTCGTAGTAGGGAGTGATTTTCCAATAGGGGAGAATTCCCGCGCGATTGAAAGCATCTGTCAGTTCTTTTTGCACCTCGGCTGTTTTGCTCAAATCTGAAAACCAAACTTGGATGCCATTCATCATGTTTTGATCAAACGAATAGGTTTGAGAAGAGGTATTGATCGTGTGGACGACGTCAGGCTCTGTTAGAATCATCCGCGCGCCAATTGCCATGACTCCAGGATCGTAGAACCCTGCGATGAAAACCGGGAGACGTTGCTCTTGAATAGCGCTTGCTGTTGCAGCATTATAGGAAAAGTAACCGGTGTCCCCAATCTTTACCCCATTGGCTTGAAAGTTTTTTGGGAGGAGAACGGCGGCGGCTCCCTGTCCTTTTTGAGGAAGAACAGCAAGTCCTCCGACCTGATAGGTCCATGGTGGAGGGTGGTTTGGGGGTGTATCAAATGACGTTTTTGCTATGGCCTCTTCAATTTCGAGACTTTCCCATGGAATGGTTCCTGCAACTGTTTGCCCTTGTAAAGTGAACCGGACGTCGAGTTTGAGGTCTTGCAATGTTTTGACTTGGGACAAGATATAAGGGGCTAGCTTCGCTTCCATTGAGAGGGCTTCTTCGAGGAAAAGGGGGATGGCAAAGCTGAGTTCAATTTTTCCTTCAGATGAGGCGAAGATGAGTTTGTCGTTTTGCCTTTTTACAGTTCCCTTCTCAAAATAGGGGCTTTTTTTTCTCTCTTGATCGCTAAAGACGAGATAAGAAATGCGTCCCTGCTTTTTATATGCGATCACATCAAAAGATTGATTTTCTGGAAGGATGGGCCCGAGGTAGGATGCCTTTTGTCCCAAGCTTCTCATCCGTTTGATGGTGATGTTTTCTAAGAGAGATGCAAGGTTTGTGCGCAGATCAGCACCTGATCCTTTGCCCACACGGTCTGGTTGGTCTGCTGTAGGAGTATCTGGTGAGAGCTCAGCTAAGTAGAAAAGATGGTTGAGGTCTTCAATCCTTGGAGGATCGATTAAACTATGAAGATGGGGACTTTTATCCGAAAAAGAATTGATGTAAGAAGCTTGTGTCAAATAGCTCTGGGTAGTGTTTTCTTGAGGGGCGAAAGAAGGTCCTTGTGCACGCAGCATACGGAGCTTCAAAAGAGCGCCACTAACTTCATAATCTTGAGCGATGAGAGGGATGTTTTGTCCTTCAATTGAACTAAAGGCCAGTTTCACAAAGTCCATTGTTGTCCCGTCGGCATTCACTTCACGGTCTGGCCAGTAAGAGGGAAGGGCGAGGTCTTCTTCAGGGTTGTATGGATCAGTCAACGTGGCAGCCGCCTTTTCTCCAATACTTTTGTAGGTAAACTCAGATTCTCCACTGATGCTGTCAACTTGATAGTAGTACGATTGGTAATAAGCATCTGTTGGAGTGATTTGAATGGGAGCATTGAACGAGGTGAGTTTCTTGAGCCAGTTTTTTTCAATGCCATCCGTCACAGAAAGAAAAACAAGGATAAGCCAAACTACAAGAGAAATGACTCCTACTGACATGAGGGAAATGAGCGACAGTGAAAGCTGCTTCTTTTTGGGGACGAGATATTTCTTAGCGATTGAAAATTCAAAGAGCATGCATCAGACTTCCTTAAGAAGCGCTTACTTTGCTTCTTTAAAAGTCACGTGTTTGCGTAATTTTTTGTCGTATTTCTTAAGTTCAATACGGTCTGGTGTGTTGCGTTTGTTTTTGAAAGTCCAGTAAACTTCAGAGCTTTCGGTACTTTTTAAACGAATTTTTTCGCGTGCGCCTTTCTTAGCCATTGTCAGTTCCTTGATTTTTTCGGCAATTCTAACATAGGGCAGATTTAAAATCTATTTTGGGAAATACTTTTATGTCCAGGGGACTGGCAAGCGCACCGCTTTGGTAGAGGTGATAAGCCAATCCAGCGATCATGGCGGCATTATCGAGCGAGAGATCTCGGGGGGGCCAAAAGAGGGGAATCTCTAGATTTTTTTCCTGAAATAAGTTTTTGAGAGCTCGACTATTTGTGACTCCGCCTCCTAGATAAATGGCTTGGCAAGGAAAGGTTTGAGCAGCTTTCAAACTTTTTTCTACGATGTCCCCTAAAGCAGTTTGTTGAAATGAGGCGGCAATGTGCTTTTTTTCTTCATCTGAGATGGTATCAGGGGAAGAGCGCTGCCCATTTTTTCCTTTGATCGTATAGAGGACATTTGTTTTGAGGCCGCTAAATGAAAAGTCGAGTGGACGTCCCTTGACAACTCCTCCTTTAAACGAATAGAGGCTAGGATCTCCTGCTTCGGCAAGCTTTTCAATATGGGGGCCACCAGGATAGGGAAGACCTAAGAGAGTGGCAACTTTATCGAAGGCTTCACCGACGGCGTCATCCACTGTTGTCCCAAGCACGGTGTAACTTCCTACGGAGGAGATTTTTGCTAAAAAAGTGTGGCCGCCTGAAACTACGACTCCAAGTGCAGGAAAGAGCATCTTTGCCTCTTCACCCATCATTGCAGCATAGAGATGTGCATCGACATGGTTAACCCCAATCAAAGGAAGGTCCCAGCTATAAGCCAATGTCTGAGCTGCTGTCGTTCCCATCAGAAGTGATCCCATCAGGCCTGGGCCATTTGCCACTGAGATGGCATCGACGGGGCCAGCCTCTTCTATCGCCTTTTCAACAAGAGGGAGGATACGGTCGATATGTTGTCTAGAGGCCATTTCGGGAAAAACACCTCCATACCGCTCATGGACCTCTGCTTGAGAAGCGATCAGGTGAAATAAAATACGTTTTCCCTCTTCGACAACAGCGACCGCTGTTTCATCGCATGAGGTTTCGATTCCAAGAATTTTCATAACCTCAAAGTATACCATTTAGGGAACTTTTTGACATCTTCTGACGATTAGGCTAATACTCCATAACAAAAAATTCTATCGCTACTTTAACTATCTTTTCAGTCCCTTTTCCCCTCTTAAATCCCCCCTGGTCTCATGGACAATGTGGTCGATTTTGGAAGAGAAAAATTCGGCGAAAATCTGGATCAAAGTAGTTATGGAATTTTTTGGTATGGAGCACTAGTACTTAGTTAACAAAAGTTTCTATCACTAGTTTTTTTTACCCTGGTCTTGAATTGCAGAGACAAATGAGCAAGAAAATCCTTTGTTTATTTCAACTAACCCATTTTTATCTTTTTTAATCACATATAGCCTGCCTCCTTGAAATTTATTAGAATAAGAGCATGTGCGAGTTTTGATTGGGACGATTAGAATTCCTCCTGCATTCAATTGGTTGACTAAGGGTAGAGGAATTTCTTCATACATAAATCCAACACAAATAATATCATAGGGAGCAGCGTCCTGATAACCATTGATTCCATCACGAGCCAAAAATGTGATTCTATCATTGACTTTCGTGGGAAGGTGTTTAAGGCATGTGTCTTTTGACTTGCTGACGAGGTCATCGTAATAGTCGATTCCGATCACCTTCGCATGAGGAGTAAGATCGGCTAATAGGGCTGTCAAATGTCCCGATCCACTTCCGAGGTCAAGAATTGAAGTGGCTTGAGGTAATTGGTCTTTCAATAACTCTAAATAGAAGATATGCATATGGGGAGATGAAATAACCATATGACAACCGATGTCAATAGCGGTGTCATCATAAGGGTTTTGAGGGCAAAACCATTGTCGGTCTATTGATCGATAGGCTTGCTCTATTGTTGGAGTTTTTAAAATGCCAAACTCTTTTAAACATGAAGTAAGACTATTTAGTGATGTGTGGGTTTGATGTTTAAATGATTTTATGAATTGTATGGGAACTGTAATGATAGGCCATTTTTCAAGGGGAATAGAGGTGTCAATGACTCGCACTTCAAATGATTCATCATTCATCCTAATGATTTCGGCATTTGTGTATTTTCCCTTGTAGGGGGCCAGACACCAACCTTCTAATCTGTATTTTTGCTGGAGAAAAAGACGGGTTTCGATTTCGTCTTGCGTTTCTGGATAAACGCATCTTAGGAAAGAAAAAGTTGCAACTAGCAAAAAAAATCGAAAAATTCTCATGATAGCTTTCAAATTTTTTCAAGCAATGATACAACATTTTTTTTAAATGTCAACTTGACTTTTATTTAGCTGAAAGGTAAACTATTTCTCTCATTATTATTTTTTGCACATAATTGGAGGGAAAAATTATGGCATCAATTTCATCTATATATAGGTTCTCTTCTGGATCTATATCAACTAATATGGACTCACGTACAATTGAATACCCATCTGGGAAAGTAGAACTAGCTGGTGATCCTGAGCTTTGGGAGCAGCATCTTCGCTATGTGGTGATTGACCGCTTTATGCCAAAGCTTTCTGACTTAGGAGAGACGCGTATGGGTCTTCTGTATTCGAATTCTGGGTTGACACTTAGTAATGATACAAAACATGATTGTACCATTTGCTTTAAAACCGTTGAAAAAGCAGATCGTCTTTTTGTCACAATGATCACTCCCAATAAGTTATCTTATTTCTGCTTGGAATACCATGAAAAGGGTGAAAACAGCGCTGTCGTTATACGTGAAGTACACCAAACGAGCAGTCGAAACTATGAAATCATGGAGCCAACAACTCAATTGAAAAAGGATTTTTCAAAACTTTTACCTTTTGAGGAGCTTTTAAAAAAACGACAAGACGATTTTAGTGACCAACATGTTAATCTTAATTTTCGCGTTCATCCGGAAGTCATTCAATTTACAAACCAGACTGAAATTTCCCATATAGAAGAAATACGAGACTTTTTTAAAGGAACGGTTTTAGAAGAATCTTTCTCTCAGCTTGATCTTGAAAGGCAAGTCAGATTCGAAACTCAATTTATGATGATTCCTACAGAGGTTCGAGAGTCTGCAAAAGAACTTTTGACTGTGCTCAATCAATTTCCACAATTGAAAGACGGCATTGCAAAAGCTTTTGAGAATTATTTAAGCTCTTGGAAATCTGTCTATGAATTTTCACATTTTATTGATTGGAAGGTGGTAGATTATAGCCAAGATACATTGGGAGTACAGATGTTTCGTAACAAATCTGTCATGCAGGTTTTAACGAAATTTATAACAGCTAACAAGAAAGCTGACGAAGGAAAAGCAGAAGAAGAGCTATGTCAAAAAAAGGCTGAAGATAAAAAGTTGTTAGTTACATATAGGCAAGCTCATGGTCTTTTTTACTACACAGACACCTTATAACAAGGGGTAAGAAGTCCCCTTTTTCTACTTTTGCTTTTTGTGGAGGTCGCCGCAAGCATCGGTATCGAGAATCCATAGCGCTTTATTGGTGGGAGTTCCAATGAGGGAAACGGGAAATGGGGGATTATGGTCTTCAAGAAATACTTTGTGGACCATGTCTCTTTTATTTTTCCCTAAAACGTAGATCACGATGTTTTTTGCTTTATTGATGAGAGGGTAGGTCATGGTCATGCGCCAGGTCTCTTTTTGAGGGATATGGTTGGCGACAATCCACCTGTTTTTTTCTTCAAGGGCTTTTGTGCCGGGGAAGAGAGAGGCGGTATGGCCATCTTCGCCCATGCCAAGCATGATGAGATCAAAAGGGCGTGATCCCAACACTTGTTTAATTTTCATTTCGTAATTAAGGGCGTTTTCTTCAATGCTATCTTCTGCTTTCATTCGAAAAAAATGGTCGTTTGGAATGGGTAGATTTTTGAAGCCTGCATCAATTGCCATGCGAAAGTTGCTATCAGGATCGGTTGGGGCTACGCTTCTTTCATCACTCCAAAAAATGTAAGCTTTGGACCAGTCGATGGCAGAAGAGTAAGGAGCTTGGGATAGGGCTTGAAAGATAGCCTTAGGTGTGGACCCTCCAGAGAGAGCAACGGCAAAGTGGCCATGCATTTTAAGAGCTTCTTTGGCGCAGTTGATAAAGTGTTCAATACTAAAGTTGAGAGTTTCTTTATTGTTACCAGGATGGGCAATGTCCCGCCTATCATCCCACGAAAAGAAATGCATTTTGCTCATTCGCAAAGACTCTCAATTTTGATTTCTGAAAGCAGTTTGATCATATTGGTGTAGTGTTGACTGGTTCCTTTGTGGCAAATTTCGCGCACGAGCGATTGACCAGACACGTCGCGATCAAAGACAAAGTGGGTGGGGAGAGAGCAAAGATCGGGACTTGATTTTTCGATGAGCACATGCGTGGGACACTGAGGGTTTCGTCTCAAGCTGTATTGAATTTCATGGTCTGTTTGAATTTCAACTGATAGGATTCTCCCAGGGGAGAATTCATGCATTTTTGACGGATGGAGAAAGACCAGCACAGGAAGATGCTCTGTTTCGTAAATAAAGGTTAAGAGCTCTTTTTCTTTTGCGATATTTGACAGCTTCCATCCGAGCTGTGCAGCAAACCAGGCCTGCAAGTAGATCGCTTGAACATTCGTATGGCAGAGGGCAACCGATTCGAGGGAATTAAAGTGAATGTGAATGTCTGTTGCATGTTTGAAGTGATTTAGTTCTTCTTGTGATTTGAAAATGTTGGCAAAGAGTTGGCGCCATCCTTCTGTTCGGGCCCAGTTGAGGTCGGCAATATCGGCTGTTGTTCGATCGTGATGGGTGAGGACCGCTTTTGCAAATGCTGGTAGATTGGTTGCCGATTCAGAATCAAAAATGATCCGGCTAGCAAACTGTTCTAGTTGGGTGGCGATCGGATTTTCTTGCGTGGGATCATCTGCATAAACGAGGTAGACCGGGAGGTCGGGGAGGATGTGGGGGAGAACCACAAAGGGAACGCGAGGATGATCTTTGCTGCAGACGTCAATTTCAATCATGTCACAGGCAATTTCATTTTCTCCTTCATCAGCTGTGAGAACAGAAACAGCTGTTTTTAAGTCTTGACTTGAGCAGGTGTTGTCGTAGGTGATAAAAATAATGCGAGAAGGAAACTTTTCAATCACATTTTGAGCAACTTTATTGAGATACTCAACGCGCTGACATTTTTTTGAATAAATGATGAGATTGAACAGACAGGCGCGCATTTTATTGGTGCCCTGATAGGACTCCCAAATGCGATCCAGTTCTGATTCGATCTGAGTGGGGTGGATTGTTTCAACCATAATCGTCAGTTATACCATCAATAAGAAATTAAATCAGCCGCCATTTACGCCCATCTCTTGCAATCATCTCTTCAGCTGACTGGGGTCCCCAGCTTCCACAAGGATAGTTAGGGAAATCTTTAGGCTTGGTATTGGCCCAGTGTTCGAGGATGGGTGTAAAAAATTTCCATGAATGAAACACTTCATCTTGGCGCGCAAAGAGGGTGCTATCCCCTGCAATACAGTCACAGATGAGTCGCTCATAAGCATCAGGTGGGGTGAGACCAAAAAAGGCCCCATAGCGAAAGTCCATTTTAACAGGTTGGATCGGACTACTTGGTCCGGGGACTTTACAATTAATTTTTAACGCAATCCCTTCGTTGGGCTGAATCCGAATGGCTAAAACATTCGATTCGTGCTGCTCCCCATTTTCTTTAAACAGGATCCCTGGAGGTGTTTTGAAGGTGATGGCGATTTCAGTGGCCCGTTTGGGGAGCCGTTTTGCTCCGCGTAAATAGAAGGGGACTCCATCCCAGCGCCAGTTATCAATATAGAGTTTGACAGCGGCATAGGTTTCGACATTTGAGTCTTTGGCCACGTTATCCTCTTCACGGTAACCTTTGGCTTCTTCTCCACCGACATAACCTTTGGCATATTGCCCACGAATCGCAAACTTGTCAAAATCTTCTCCTTTATAGGGGCGGACCGCCTCGAGGACTTTCACTTTCTCGTCATGGACAGCACCTGCCGATAAGTTGACAGGAGGTTCCATGGCGATGAGTGAGAGAAGCTGCATCATGTGATTTTGCATGATGTCGCGCAAGAGTCCTTGTTCTTCGTAGAAATTGCCCCGTGTTCCGATGCCGATGTCTTCTGCAACGGTAAACTGGACGTGATCGATGTAGCGGTGGTTCCATAGATTTTCGAAAATCGAGTTGGCAAA
Coding sequences within:
- the zwf gene encoding glucose-6-phosphate dehydrogenase codes for the protein MNASSHPFEEPGQTSRTLDPCILVIFGATGDLTAKKLMPAIYNLKREGQLPTNFVCCGFARREKTHEEFREEMKKGVNTHSRVKPIDENIWSNFQNQIFYHQSGFDEDEGYDRFAKYLNELDAQFGTKGNRIYYLSTQPSYFTKIIEKLKQHKLLYDHEDPSGKWSRVIIEKPFGHDYNSALALQKDLTKHLSEPQLYRIDHYLGKETVQNLLVFRFANSIFENLWNHRYIDHVQFTVAEDIGIGTRGNFYEEQGLLRDIMQNHMMQLLSLIAMEPPVNLSAGAVHDEKVKVLEAVRPYKGEDFDKFAIRGQYAKGYVGGEEAKGYREEDNVAKDSNVETYAAVKLYIDNWRWDGVPFYLRGAKRLPKRATEIAITFKTPPGILFKENGEQHESNVLAIRIQPNEGIALKINCKVPGPSSPIQPVKMDFRYGAFFGLTPPDAYERLICDCIAGDSTLFARQDEVFHSWKFFTPILEHWANTKPKDFPNYPCGSWGPQSAEEMIARDGRKWRLI